In Clupea harengus chromosome 23, Ch_v2.0.2, whole genome shotgun sequence, the sequence AAGTACCATAACCTTTATTGAAACAAAATCATTAGAATAACAACATTAATTAAACAGTTCTAACAGCGCAATGTTCGGAAAAGTCACCACATCACAGCATTTTTCCATGGTAAACCTAATAGCTTTCAGTTACTGTGGAAAATAAGTGTGCTAAGTGATGTCAGCGAGAGAGTGACTGTGGGATTCCAGGTCTTACTGCTAATGAGTATGTAGGATGCCGTgccgaggaggagagaggagctcCTAGCCAGGGAGCTGACCAGCCCACAGATCCCCCCAAACACCAGCATGACCAGGCTCAGAGGCAGCAGCACTGCGATCACCGTGTGCATGCCTGGAGACGGGGTGAGAGAGGCAAACCACAGATACGGGGTGAATTAGCAGGGTTGATTTTTCCCCCCAGATCATTAACAAAGGCAAACACAGGCATTACTAGAAGTCCTACACATACAAAATTGAatctcatatatacacacacaagattcaattcataaaaaaacatgtatCAGCATGATTGCACCATATTATCTAGGTTGGTTACAAACTCCACTCACACCACTCCAAAGACACACCACTCCAGAATCTCTTCTGGGTGCTTTGTGAGGGAAACATAAATGATGCTACAATGCAGCTAGAGAATACTCACTGTACAGGTAATTCTCTAAGTCCGAGTAGGATCCTGTGTCTGCAGTGAATGAGTAGACAGTTTCCCCTGCAAGAAAGCAGCTTTTCATCACTACAGGTGAAATATTCTCCagacatatattattatttgtacaCAATAGCAATAAAACCTATAATAAAAAAAGTATTCCTCATATGCACGGTCTGCCTGGGATACCCTTGGTAAATAACAGCAGTCTCATTCTCCAAGTGCAGGATATTTTTAAAGACACCACATTTCTGGCATCTGGTGAGTGATAACATATAGCATGTAGCCCATAACATTTGTAATGCCCACAGTAGAATATGCAATACAATATTCCATGTGTTAGATGAACATGTTGAATATGGAAGTTGTTATGTCCGTGTAGTTTGTAAAGCCTATTTAACACACATTTCTGAGACAACATGCTACAAAAATAGATCTTCGCAGCATCATTCCAGCAATGTGGTGTCTGTCTGGCCATGTGAAACACCATTTAGGCTGTATCCAGCCGAAGCCCCGAGCGCCTAATGGGAAAGCGGGCTCATCATAACACCATCCCAGTCCATGGCTTAAAGCCCCGTGCCAGTCTGGTGCCTCGGCCAAAACAGCATGCCAATTAGTGTGGCGACCGCAGTTCTATCCTAAGAGCCAGCCATTCATTCGCATGTAGCTTATTTTAAAGACAATAATACCCTGCGCAATATTAAGCATTTAAATAGTTCATTCAATTAGACATCTTTACCGCAAAACTACGAATGTGTTGAAATTGATAACTTGAAATTCCCTACAGCATATTCtacatatctcacacacagtaGCCTACCAGCAATTCTAACAATGTCACATTCCAACTCTATATCTCTGATCTCCACGGCCACACTCATACGCTATACACATtctaatcacacacaaaaacttcATATTTGGGCTAATGGGGCAATTACACCAACCTACACTTTCAAGCCTAAATCTTAGCAGCTTCTAACAAGTAAGTTTTGATGGAATCTTACCTTCATGGGTTCGCCAGAGTCCAGAGTGAGAGTCCTCTGTATAGTTGAATCTGTTATCATCAATTATGTACCAGTACTCAGTCCCTATAGCAAGCGCTAGAAAGCCGAAGCTTAAGATGCCAGCAAAACCAGCACTGACAACGACAGAGCCGTAGGTTATTTTCATTTTGGCGATTTTTAGACGGCCCAGATGAACAGATAAGCGAATGAGAGAAACTTCGTCCACGCATCAGCGACGATCGGTAAATGCGCGAGTCCCTTTCCGGAAGAGTTTGTAATTTGGTGATGGTTTAAATCGTTTTCTTAAGTCAACATGAACTGTTTGTCAAAAAGAATGTATGTTGCCGCAGCTATTTCTCATATTTATAAACCGCAGCTTTGTAAGGCGAGCCTGCCTGACTTTATCACGCGGTGCGTTACCTATCTCACACTGGAAGGGTACGAAGCTCCTCTCCCGCGCCAAGAGACACGCCAGTTTTCTGGATGGGCATGACGTTTGCATCAATTAGGCTACCGTGCTTTCGTTTACTTCGATGAAAGGACAAAATAAATACAAGGGACAACTGGTCGGGACCAAAACAGAGGACCACCGAAGATATCAATGGGttacttaaccctcctattatgtttggggtcaatttgaccccattcaatgtttaacgtctctaaataaatgtttgacatcattttttttgcttcatatttaattacTTTTTCTAATGTAATAGGGACAACTGCATAAACATAAAATTAACATGATAAtctgttttcaatgtcctgtacacatgctgtacGCATCGGTGTTgttttggggtcaatttgaccccaggctgttttagcTCTATAAAccatataagaaatatcaacattttacacatatttgtttttgttgttttggatgATATTGAGGTCACTATAACATGCCATTTTAAAATCTTCAAAAAGCTTAAGGGCCCTAACCTAACATATTCATAACTGTAGTAGTGCGAGAAACACTTATGTTTCCCCCTACCCCATGTCATGTGAACTATCATTCTTGCAAGAACTTTGATATTTCCCACGCTGTGGGGGAGGGGAAAACTTAATTATCGCGAGAACTTTGATATTTCCCACGCTGTGGGGGAGGGGAAAACATAGGTGAGGAGCAAACATATAAAAGCTTGCACAGCAGCCTTCTAAACCATTTCTCTTggtgctgtgtgctctctctttctgctctctctcaacTGAAAATGAATTCCAAGGAAAGGTTTTCTGTCAATGAGGTCTTGTCACATCTCTTTGACCATGAAAGTGACATAGAGGAGAATGTGTCTGAGCCAGAGGATGGTGTTGAGGAGGACCCTGATTATGAAGTATCCTCCTCTGATGAGAATGAGACTCTCAGTGTTGACCCTCCTGTTGTCTCTCAACCACCAGCAAACACACTACCTTCCAAAAATGGAAAGGTGTTATGGTCCGTCTCCCCACTTGAGCAACAGGGTagacttcatcatcatcatcattgtttattcagggagaaattgactgagcacagggctcttttgcagcaatgccctgattgaggctacatagtatagaagaacaatacataaacaaaccataacaaaacgaaacagacaaaatacattaaaaaaaaaccacattaaacaactcagaaattaagtataaaaaataaataaataaaataacataaagtaaaaaaaaattaaatcagagaatcatttaaaacaacagcattgaggcacatccttattatctaaaaggctcttaaattggttgacagacaaatacttggttaatttcaactccacttgaatagtgttccatttatgggaagcaaagaacttaaaagctattttacctatattagtttttgtaagggggatttcaagggagatgaggctctgtgaccgtgtattatgacagatggattttaattttaaaagtgacatgagataattaggcagttttcccactaaggctttataaacaaataaaagacagtgtttttccctcctgtctgctagaggggaccaaccaacatttttgtataagttacagtggtgggtcctgaaagcgtctcctgtaacaaagcgaatagcactatggtaaacagagtccaggagttttaaggtagagggtgcagcatacatgtaaacaatgtcaccatagtcaagaactgacaaaattgttgattgcactatttccattcggttttcaaaagtaaaacaagatcttattctataaagagcacccagtttaattttaaccttcttagctaggtcaagaacatgtgatttaaatgacagcctatcatctagccagatacctaggtatttatagctaggaacttgctcaatattagtcccagaacgggtgcatatcctatgggtggaggggacattatttctaccattggagaaaatcatgaatttagtcttagactcATTCAGCTGCTCAGTGACTTAGTTCAGCTGACTTAGTGCTGCTAATGTAATCAAAATGGTTCCAGGCCCCACCAGATACGCTGTCAGCTATGTACAAGACATACAATCAGCATTTGAGCTCTTCATGACACCATCAATTGAGAAGACTATACTTCAGATGACAAATTTAGAGGGGAGGCGCGTGTATGGGGACGAGTGGAAAGACTATGATGTTACTCACCTGCAAGCCTACATTGGGTTGCTCATTTTGGCAGGAGTTTACAAGTCTAAAGGCGAAGCAACAGCAAGCCTTTGGGCTGCTGACACTGGAAGGGCAATATTTCCAGCCACCATGTCTCTATGCAAATTCCATGTTTTCTCCCGTGTCATACGCTTTGATGACAGAGAAAACAAGGCAGGGCCGACGACAGCGTGACAAACTTGCAGCAATACGGGATGTATGGGACAAGTGGGTTCAGCAATTACCCCTTCTTTACAATCCAGGCCCCTACGTGACTGTGGATGAATGTCTGGTTGCATTTCGTGGGCGCTGTCCCTTCAGACAATACATTCCAAGCAAACCGGCCAAATACGGTATCAAAATATGGGCAGCATGTGATGCACAGTCCAGCTATGCCTGGAATATGCAGGTGTACACTGGTAAATCCCCTGGGGAAGCACCTGAAAAAAATCAGGGCATGAGGGTGGTACTTGACATGGCTAAAGGACTGAATGGTCATAACATTACATGTGATAATTTCTTTACATCGTGTGTCCTGGGTGAAGAACTGCTGAAAAGGTCAGTTACCATGTTGGGGACAGTGAGAAAAAACAAGCCGGAGCTACCCTCTGAGCTGCTTGTGATGAAGAACAGGAAGATAACATCTTCAATGTTTGCCTTCACTGACAGAGCCACTGTCGTCTCCTACTGCCCCAAGAAAGGGAAAAATGTCCTGCTGATGAGCACCATGCATAAAGATGCTGTCCTGAGCACCAGAGAAGACAGAAAACCACAAAAGGTCTTGGactacaacaagacaaagagaggggtTGATAACCTGGACAAGGTCACAGCATCATACAGCTGCCGACGCATGACTGCCTGTTGGCCCCTTGTCATTTTCTTCAACATCATTGATGTGAGCGCCTACAATGCCTTTGTAATATGGAGTGAAATAAACAAGGACTGGAACAGCAGAACACTGAGTCGAAGGAGGATTTTCCTGGAGCAGCTGGGTTACGCATTGGTGAAACCTCAGATCGAGAGAAGACGGTGCCTTCCAAGAGCttcaacagctgctgcaactgtTGTGAAGGACattgaaacagagacagacacccCAACTCCTCCAGTGGATCAAACTGCAGGCAGGAAACGTGGCAGGTGCCAGGTCTGTCCCAACAGAAATGACTCCAAGACCATCAACACCTGTGTGAAATGCAAGAAATACGTCTGCAAGGAACATGCATGCACTCTCTGCACATCATGTGTACAGTAGTGCAGACAAAAGGTTGGAATGTACCTTCTGGTGGCCTGAAGGAAAAATAATATGCTGTTCATATTCTGTCTGTTCGGATTCTGTCAAACTCACTTTAGTGACTATGTAAATTCGTTGTTTAccacctcacacatacatatttgcaTGCATATCACTTAGAGTAGCATAGAACAATGCTCAAATATACTTTTTTTATAGGTTTTTTGTGAATAAATAACTTATGTGTTCCTTTCTGATGatgtttatgttgtgttttACGAATAAAATCCTTCTAAAGTtttgaatttgtgtgtttttcctggGATCAAATTGACCCCGAAATTAATACATGTTACTATTattgataacagaaatagtttttcattccaaatgttatagatagcaacactatgtacttagaaataatatgaagccataaaaacaccagaaggatatctctttccaattttaggtcaatcattgagattttatggtgatctgcatatttctccatagacACGtaatacagacgtggacaaaattgtcggtacccttccgttaaaggacgaaaaagccacaatggtcactgaaataacttgaaactgacaaaagtaataataaatacaaatttactgaaaatgaactaatgaaaatcagacattgcttttgaattgtggttcaacagaataattgaaaaaaaaaaaactaattaaactggcctggacaaaaattatggtacccctagaaaagattgaacataatttgaccatagggacatgttaaactaatgTGTGTCCTCTAATAAGTattacaggtgtcttcaaacttgtaatcagtcaggctgcctatttaaagggtgaaaagtagtcactgtggtgtttggtatcatggtgtgtaccacactgaacatggaccacagaaagctaaggacagagttgtctctggagattagaaagaaaattatagacaagcatgttaaaggtaaaggctataagaacatctccaagcagcttgatattcctgtgactacagttgcacatattattcagaagtttaaggtccaggggactgtagccaacctccctggacgtggcctcaagaaaattgatgacaaattgaagagacggataatacgaatggtaaccaaagagcccagaacaacttccaacaagattagaggtgaacaccaaggtcaaggtacatcagtgtcagatcgcaccatcagtcgctgtttgagccaaagtcgaccaaggaggacaccactgttgaaagcaaatcatataaaagcgaaactggaatttgccaaaatgcatattgacaagccacagggcttctgtgagaatgtcctttgggcagatgagacaaaactggagctttttGGCAAGTCACATCAGCTCTATGTTCAGAGACGCAAAAATGAAGCatacaaagaaaagaacactgtACCTACTGTGAAACATGGAAGAGGCTCGGTTATgttctggggctgctttgctgcATCTGGCACAGGGTGTTTTGAATATGTGCAGGGTACAATGAAATCTCAAGACTATCAAGGCATTCTGGAGCAAAATGTGCTGCCCAGTGTCAGAACGCTTGGTCTCAGTCACAGGTCATGGGTCCTCCAACAGGATAAtgacccaaaacacacagctaaaaCGCCCAAGAATGGCTAAGAGAAAAACATTGGCCCACTCTGAAGTGGCCTTCTATGAGCCCTGATCTAAATCCTATTGAACATCTGTGGAAGGAGCTGAAACATGCAGTCTGGAGAAGGCACCCTTCAAACCTGAGACAGCTGGAGCAGTTTGCTCACAAGGAGTGGGCCAAAATACCTGTTGACAGGTGCAAAAGTCTCATTGAGAGTTACAGAAATCGATTGATTGCAGTGATTGCCTCAAAAGGTTGTGCAACAAAATATTAAGTTaagggtaccatcatttttgtccaggccagtttccttagtttatttttttattattattctgttgaaccacaattcaaaagcaatgtctgattttcatttgttaattttcagtacatttttatttattagtacttttgtcagtttcaagttatttcagtgacaattgtggggttttctgtctttaaatgaagggtaccaacaattttgtccacgtctgtatgtattctggatgtataagggggatgggtgggggcattgtttaatttataagggctatttaggtagtcaacaaacaaacctaaagtacctgacacataaacttgggtaaaaaaagattattataataattctTTGGGAGTTTAAATTGctgggtcaaattgaccccaagcataatagatgtgagtaaaatttgaacataataggagggtaaaaaaaaacaaaaaacactgtaTAAACCACACCTGGGAATACTATAAAGCTGAAAggctttattaaaaataaaatatgagtgTGCATAATAAGAAAGCAAGAGAGCTCTGAatttacacatatacaaattaaATTTAAACCCCATGAAATTTAGAGCAATAAAAAGATAATTGCCAAACGCAATGGCCAAGCATGTCCAAGGTGATAAATATCAATATGTTCCCACTCTAAACACTTGGGACTCATGCAAAACAAATGTTGACCAGCTTCTGAAGACATAATACAGCCCTGACTTTTTCTCCAGCAACTGCACCGACATCTGAGTGTGAGGAATGTGAAGTCCAGCGCACAAGAGTGTGTTCACAGGCACAGGGAACACCTCTGGTTAATCCTCTCCCATGGAGGTCTTGATAATCTGGCCTCTTCTGACCGTTACTGCCTCTTGAAATTTATCGATGCCTTGATTGCACGTCTTCCTCtggagagtgaaaaaaagaacatggttacacaagcacGGCCAAGACCAGGAATCCTTGTAAATGCACCTAACAAACGCAAGTAAAATCACCAACATGCTTAAAAGGGGTCACTATATTAACCAACCTTACAGAGATTAATGTAAGATTAAAGGTTGTCTGTCTAATTCATTTAGCTTAATTTATTGTTGTGTTCCATCAGATTACAAACGGAATGTTCAGTTGGATTTATACTACCACTACTTACAATCTGGaacttctgtctctccttctggaGCTTGAGGAATTCCTCCACTGTCAATTCCTCCACAGGCTTTTTCAGAGCAACAAAGTCACAGTGAGGAGAGTGGGCCTTGTGCTCTTTCCTGATCAAGAGTGGGGTAAGAAATACATTTGAGCTCATGGAGATGCTTtggcgtaaacacacacacactgtaactcaACTGCAACTGTAGGCTAATAAAaagccaaaaataaaatgaacaagtTCTTCTGTGTAGTAAGTTGAGAACGtattttaaaggtacagtgtgtagttttgagtgacatctagtggtgaggttacTGAAGGGCAACCAACTGTTTTGTTTAAcccgttctgggctactgtagaaacatggtagCTCAACATGGTGGACTCCGTAGAAGAGGACCCACATACTagtatgtagatatgaagggctcattctaagctaatgaaaacataattatgaatactgtattccatttctactaatagatgccactagtgtgtcctggtcgcctccatatatataacacatgtgtgttgctgtgagttgttcgtgcaataaaaactgactgcagtcagccttgtttgtttgtttgttaaaaaaacacactgtgcCTTCAAAACAGAGCATGTCAGCCGGGTACATTGACATTTATGTAAAAACCTAGATCATTAAAAACATTGTTTCATAAATGTCAAGTGATCATACCAGTAACAAGATAACACTCTTTTATTAGAATAGTCCTTTACTAGTGAGGGATACTTAAATGGATGGACTGAATGAGAGACCATGAAAAACAAGTCCAGAAAAAGTCCCAAAATCTTGACATTTCACTCCGTGTTCAGAAGGCAACAGATAGAAGCCTGCTAAAGCAGTAAGCCTAAACAAGGACGGCACCACTCACATAGGGTCATCTTCAGGCTCCCATCCCTCCAGTTCTTTGAGACAGAAGAAGCACTGTGCAACGTCCGGACTATTTCCAGAAGGTGTGTGAACGAATCCTGCTCTGGCCATCTGTTGAACAATGAAAGAatacattattgtcattgtaaaTTATAGAGGGTCAACCAGGACAATGTTTTGAATAGTACGCAAACTACCcatagctggctagctagctaggataaCTTTTTATGTTTAAATaagcagtgttgccaacttcctagaaaaacaacacaatatTTAACTCAACATTACGTCTGCGTCGACGACCGTAGCAAACACCACGCGTTTCAACACATAAAAAATAAGCTTAACGTTGCTCTGTCAACTCTAGGTAGCAGGTAACTTTTTTCCCCCACGCGAGCAAGGTATTTTGGTACACTCACGTTTTCAGGGGTACAACTACAATCCTCTTCGAAAGGCCAGCCATTAAATGTTTGAAGTCTGGTTTCGTAGCTGTAGAGTTTAGTGATCTCCCCGGTCATAAAATCCAtagtatatattttaaatagaaTATAATACCGTGTAACCTTAAAACAATGTTATCTAATATGGAACCTGTTTTGAACTGCTAACGTTACCCACAGCTTAAACATTTCACTTCCGGATTTTTTGATTTTCGAGCGGATGTTTTCATTGGTGGTGACGCCACGTATACGTCAACAGATAACTTAACTTTGGAGTTCTATATGAAATGGACTTGTATTGCAGTAAACCTGGATTTCAAACGTCAAACTTATAACTAATACCAGTTATCATTTCACATAAACGACACGTCTGAATGTAAAGGCTCCTTTGCCAAAACTTCTACGTCTTTAGCTCAGGAAACTAGCCCAGTGACAGACAATAGTATTAAATACGAACTCTGCCATGAGAACACAGGGGATTTATTACAGTGCcctgcaaaataaataaagaacagACTGGAGCAGGCTATAAATATGTGGCAGATAATTTGCTCAAGTTTCACAACTTTGGTGCACTGCCATCCCCACTGGACATATGCAGGCGAATGATCTATGCTGGGCCACCATAAAGCATTTATAGAAAACgtatttattatgtattatgtagtcttcggtatataaataaatacacaatatctgtatttattaacaaattaacattattatgtatgtattcacaatcacttatttattattatataacaacaaactattgcaataacttattatttattcatgacattttttatttcaacaaaatctttcatatgaacatcacagaaacagttgatGTAAGCCTTGCACAGGTCTCAGGATATGTATTATAATTTAAAACTACTGTTTTGTAGTATTGTATATGTAGGTGGCTGACTTGGCTGCCCTAAGTGTTTCCTTAGATGAGGTGTACTTTGAAGGAGGCTTAGTATAGTTTATTTGtcaagacaagagagagcacaACGTGCTGTTGTTCAATCTTGTTCTATTCTCTGTAACTATTTATTTGAACCATACTGAAAGTCCTCTCTGAGGAGGCATTGCTATGTGGAATGCAAAGTAATACCTTCATCAGCCTAGCCAGCTGACTGAAGCACTCATCTTTCCCTACAAGGCCCCAGAATCTGGCTGAATACTCATCACAAAAGGAAAACGAGATGTTATTTTTGGCGACTAACATTGCCATTTTCAGTTAGGCCTGCAGCACTTGCTCTTGTTCGGTCTGTACCTTAGTGATGTCATTTGATATTGCCCGAGTGCCCTTTTGTGCCTCGGCAGCACGGATATGTTTTTGAGACGGACGTCATTCTTACCGCTGTGCCCTATGTTGAAATCAGTACGACAAGCTTTGCAAAAAGCATGACTATTATCAAGAGAGTTGGCAGGTATGCATCATGGCATAAAACTGGTAGGAACAAATGAATCAACTTAAGGAATGTGCTTATCCTGATTTGTGGAAAATTGCAAAGGTTAGTCCTCTGTCAAAAAACAGTAGGGAGCCATTTACAGGTCCAAACAGTAGGCCTATCAGCATTTTACCTGTCTTGAGTAAACTTTTGGAGGGAATTATATTTAAGCAGATCCGGCAATatcttgcagaaaacaacattAACTCAGATCTACAGCATGCATACAAAGCAGGCTACTCTACAAGCACTGCACTGACAAGTAATGTCTTACTGACGAGTGGTTCAAACAGATTGACATGAAGTCAGTTGTTGGGGCGGTGCTCTTGGATTTCAGCGCAGCCTTtgacattacatttacaaatagtaatttggcagacgcttttgtccaaagcgacgtacaagggagtgaacagtcaagctaagagcaatacaaacctggtgtaacaataaatactactttacataagaaaacagaaaaacgacatagaaagaaaaataagtgcgggaatgtaactgctgaattGCTAGTTGCaaactagtcaaggtgccagtttaggaatggaggtgctctctgaagagttgggtcttcaaaagcttcttaacggtagagagggacgcccctgctctggtagtactaggcagttcgttccaccaacctggaactacaaatgagaatagtctggattgccgtgcttgcacagacggcagtgccaaacgacgctcactagacgacaTCATAGATCATAAGCTACTACTCATGAAACTATCGGCGTATGGATTAAAAGATTCTGCTATTGATTTATTGAAGGGCTATTTAGTGAACAGGCAACAATGTGTTATGTTCAATGGCTCC encodes:
- the tmem235b gene encoding transmembrane protein 235 is translated as MKITYGSVVVSAGFAGILSFGFLALAIGTEYWYIIDDNRFNYTEDSHSGLWRTHEGETVYSFTADTGSYSDLENYLYSMHTVIAVLLPLSLVMLVFGGICGLVSSLARSSSLLLGTASYILISSLLTLSGVCLYISYSQQAWQETERRMGEEQMARVYTSFGWSLGMAWLSFILEVLTGLLLFLASRMVGPH
- the birc5a gene encoding baculoviral IAP repeat-containing protein 5a gives rise to the protein MDFMTGEITKLYSYETRLQTFNGWPFEEDCSCTPENMARAGFVHTPSGNSPDVAQCFFCLKELEGWEPEDDPMKEHKAHSPHCDFVALKKPVEELTVEEFLKLQKERQKFQIRKTCNQGIDKFQEAVTVRRGQIIKTSMGED